A genomic window from Sulfurospirillum multivorans DSM 12446 includes:
- a CDS encoding 7-carboxy-7-deazaguanine synthase QueE, whose translation MLKIVEIFYSIQGEGTQVGVPSIFIRLHGCNLACSFCDELLHKGEYASLSFDEVLERIKVYPSMHVIITGGEPTIYNLNGFIEYLQAYMYSVAVETNGYNFSNISNANWVTYSPKNWDLIEKYGYDEVKFVVSKESDVEKILAFKSYKPIFIQPQNETDRPNKENVNFCVEFVKAHPQFILSVQLHKFLGVE comes from the coding sequence ATGTTAAAAATTGTCGAAATATTTTATTCTATTCAAGGCGAAGGCACGCAGGTCGGGGTTCCTTCCATTTTTATTCGTCTGCATGGGTGCAATCTCGCCTGTAGTTTCTGCGATGAACTGTTGCATAAAGGTGAGTATGCAAGCCTCAGTTTTGATGAGGTTTTGGAGCGCATCAAGGTGTATCCTTCGATGCATGTGATCATCACGGGAGGGGAACCTACGATTTACAATCTCAATGGCTTTATTGAGTATTTGCAAGCGTACATGTACTCGGTGGCGGTGGAGACCAATGGGTATAATTTCTCAAACATTTCCAATGCGAACTGGGTGACGTACAGCCCAAAAAATTGGGATTTGATCGAAAAATATGGCTACGATGAGGTCAAATTTGTGGTGAGCAAAGAGTCCGACGTTGAGAAGATACTGGCGTTTAAAAGCTACAAACCCATTTTTATTCAACCTCAAAATGAGACCGATCGGCCCAATAAAGAGAATGTGAATTTCTGTGTGGAGTTTGTCAAAGCGCATCCACAATTTATCTTAAGTGTGCAGTTGCACAAGTTTTTAGGAGTCGAGTAA
- the dut gene encoding dUTPase, giving the protein MTSKDYLTQMFSLQQKLNDETNGIGWENGYTKNNRMINWKRCIYMECAELIDSFSWKHWKNINKPTDWDNVTVEIVDIWHFIMSLLLEDYKTNSRGDLDKLVLDVLDVQGFEAFTKEPLSIGSADMMELINDIESIIHDTTGFEIDLFDGLLREYFTLSRKCGINLKVLYKFYVAKNVLNQFRQDHGYKEGHYIKVWNGKEDNEVMLSFLQGEAAPTVDALYKKLEKAYPKA; this is encoded by the coding sequence ATGACAAGCAAAGATTATTTAACCCAAATGTTCTCCCTTCAGCAAAAGCTGAACGATGAAACCAACGGCATCGGCTGGGAAAATGGGTACACCAAAAACAACCGTATGATTAACTGGAAACGTTGCATTTATATGGAGTGCGCGGAGCTCATCGATAGCTTTAGTTGGAAACATTGGAAAAATATTAATAAACCGACCGACTGGGACAATGTCACGGTTGAGATCGTTGATATTTGGCATTTTATTATGAGTTTACTTTTGGAAGATTACAAAACCAACAGCAGAGGCGATCTGGACAAACTTGTCTTGGACGTGCTGGATGTTCAAGGTTTTGAAGCCTTTACCAAAGAGCCACTCTCTATTGGTTCTGCGGATATGATGGAGCTCATTAACGACATTGAGAGTATCATTCACGATACCACAGGCTTTGAGATTGATCTGTTTGATGGTCTGCTTCGTGAGTATTTTACCTTGTCTCGCAAGTGTGGCATCAACCTCAAAGTACTGTACAAATTCTACGTGGCAAAAAATGTTCTGAACCAGTTCAGACAAGATCATGGCTACAAAGAGGGTCACTACATCAAAGTGTGGAATGGCAAAGAGGACAACGAAGTGATGCTTTCATTTTTGCAAGGTGAAGCGGCTCCAACGGTGGATGCACTCTATAAAAAGCTCGAAAAAGCCTATCCCAAGGCGTAA
- the queC gene encoding 7-cyano-7-deazaguanine synthase QueC produces the protein MAKIASKALVVFSGGQDSTTCLGWAKNRFDSVESITFDYGQKHRVEIAQAEKIAKALHVKNTLLSLDAFSQLNDSALIDGTQDIGAHHKTHTNLPASFVPNRNAIFFTLAHAFAQKQGIKHIIIGVNQTDYSGYPDCREPFVKALELALNVGSEANITFHSPLMHLTKAETFALSDKEGVLGLVIDESHTCYNGDHSEKHDWGYGCGKCPACVLRKAGWEAYSESI, from the coding sequence ATGGCTAAAATTGCTTCCAAAGCGCTAGTGGTGTTTAGTGGTGGACAAGACAGTACGACCTGTCTTGGTTGGGCGAAGAACCGTTTTGATAGTGTTGAGAGCATTACGTTTGATTACGGGCAAAAGCATCGTGTGGAGATCGCGCAGGCGGAAAAGATCGCCAAGGCTTTACATGTAAAGAATACTCTTTTAAGTTTAGATGCCTTTTCACAGCTCAATGACTCCGCCTTGATCGATGGAACGCAAGACATTGGCGCACACCATAAAACCCACACCAATCTTCCCGCTTCCTTTGTTCCCAATCGCAACGCGATCTTTTTTACCCTCGCACACGCGTTTGCGCAAAAGCAAGGGATAAAACATATCATCATTGGGGTCAATCAGACCGATTATTCTGGGTATCCTGATTGCAGGGAACCCTTTGTTAAGGCACTGGAACTCGCACTCAATGTGGGCAGCGAAGCGAACATCACCTTTCACTCCCCTTTGATGCACCTCACCAAGGCTGAGACCTTTGCGCTTTCAGACAAAGAGGGGGTTTTGGGGCTTGTTATTGATGAGTCGCATACGTGCTATAATGGTGACCATAGTGAAAAACATGACTGGGGTTATGGCTGTGGAAAATGCCCTGCTTGTGTGCTACGAAAAGCGGGATGGGAAGCCTACTCAGAATCGATCTAA
- a CDS encoding 6-carboxytetrahydropterin synthase: MIWQISKEFDFCYGHRVWSQQLDSEFSLTGCLACRHLHGHQGKVIVYLQSSQLKDGMVTDFHHLNWFKQFLDTTLDHKFIIDIHDPLFETLLPHFADKAHLIENEAGYKIPDLNRVKDEPSHILEMYDGYIIVDFVPTSENISTWLLEIIAKKMSRLGVEVSHVEFLETPKSRSIVYNKQ, from the coding sequence ATGATTTGGCAAATAAGTAAAGAGTTCGATTTTTGTTATGGGCACCGTGTTTGGTCGCAGCAGCTGGACAGTGAATTTTCGCTCACGGGCTGTTTGGCGTGTCGTCATTTGCACGGGCATCAGGGCAAAGTCATCGTCTATCTTCAAAGTTCACAGCTCAAAGATGGTATGGTCACGGACTTTCATCATCTTAACTGGTTTAAGCAGTTTTTAGACACGACGCTCGATCATAAATTTATCATCGATATTCACGATCCGCTTTTTGAGACTTTGCTTCCGCATTTTGCCGATAAAGCCCATCTTATCGAAAATGAAGCAGGCTATAAAATCCCCGATCTTAACCGTGTAAAAGACGAACCTAGCCATATTCTTGAGATGTACGATGGCTACATTATCGTTGATTTTGTGCCCACGAGTGAAAATATCTCGACATGGTTACTTGAGATCATTGCGAAAAAGATGAGTCGTTTGGGAGTGGAAGTATCACACGTGGAGTTTTTAGAAACGCCTAAAAGCAGAAGTATCGTTTACAATAAACAGTAG